A section of the Neisseria dumasiana genome encodes:
- the cysI gene encoding assimilatory sulfite reductase (NADPH) hemoprotein subunit has product MTAADPRAKLPDAPLADNERLKDQSRYLEGTITSDLSDGLTGGFKGDNFQLIRFHGMYEQDDRDIRAERVEQKLEPLKNVMLRCRLPGGIIQPAQWLGIDEFATDHTLYGSIRLTNRQTFQFHGVLKENIKPMHQWLHKLGLDSIATAGDVNRNVLCTSNPVESGLHKEAYEWAKKISEHLLPKTRAYAEIWLDGEKVESTETTAPAPLPESVKSGDATEPVLGKNYLPRKFKTTVVIPPHNDVDLHANDLNFVAIGENGKLVGFNVLVGGGLSMEHGNTKTYPNTAKEFGFVPLEKTLDAAAAVVSVQRDWGNRSDRKNAKTRYTLERVGVDVFIEEVENRMGAKFEPVRPYQFTSRGDRIGWVQGEDKNWHLTLFIENGRLLDYPGRPLKTGMREIAKVHKGDFRLTANQNLIVANIAPRDKAKIETIAREHGLISDAVTPQREHSMACVSLPTCPLAMAEAERFLPQFTDKLDALFAKHGLQQEHIVLRITGCPNGCGRAMLAEIGLVGKAVGRYNLYTGGNREGTRIPRLFKENITEAEILDIIDGWLGEWVKGRLNNEGFGDFAVRTGIVKPVLDAPRDFWAA; this is encoded by the coding sequence ATGACTGCCGCCGACCCCAGAGCCAAACTCCCCGACGCGCCGCTTGCCGACAACGAACGCTTGAAAGACCAAAGCCGCTATCTCGAAGGAACGATTACGAGCGATCTTTCAGACGGCCTCACCGGAGGGTTTAAGGGAGACAATTTCCAGTTAATCCGTTTTCACGGCATGTATGAGCAGGACGACCGCGACATCCGCGCCGAACGTGTCGAGCAGAAACTGGAACCGCTGAAAAACGTGATGCTGCGCTGCCGTTTGCCCGGCGGTATCATCCAGCCCGCGCAATGGCTGGGCATCGACGAATTTGCCACCGACCACACCCTTTACGGCTCCATCCGCCTTACAAACCGCCAAACCTTCCAATTCCACGGCGTGCTCAAAGAAAACATCAAACCCATGCACCAATGGCTGCACAAGCTCGGTTTGGATTCCATCGCCACCGCCGGCGACGTGAACCGCAATGTGTTGTGCACCAGCAATCCCGTTGAAAGCGGGCTGCACAAAGAAGCCTACGAATGGGCGAAAAAAATCAGCGAGCACCTGCTGCCAAAAACCCGCGCTTATGCCGAAATTTGGCTGGACGGCGAAAAAGTCGAATCCACCGAAACCACCGCGCCCGCACCGCTGCCCGAAAGTGTGAAAAGCGGCGATGCTACCGAACCCGTGCTCGGCAAAAACTACCTGCCGCGCAAGTTCAAGACCACAGTCGTGATTCCGCCGCACAACGATGTCGATTTACATGCCAACGATTTGAACTTCGTGGCCATCGGCGAAAACGGCAAACTCGTCGGTTTCAACGTATTGGTGGGCGGCGGCCTGTCGATGGAGCACGGCAACACCAAAACCTATCCCAACACCGCCAAAGAATTCGGCTTCGTGCCGCTGGAAAAAACGCTCGATGCCGCCGCCGCCGTGGTTTCCGTGCAGCGCGACTGGGGCAACCGCAGCGACCGCAAAAACGCCAAAACCCGCTACACGCTCGAGCGCGTGGGTGTAGATGTGTTTATCGAAGAAGTGGAAAACCGCATGGGTGCGAAGTTTGAACCTGTGCGCCCGTATCAATTTACTTCGCGCGGCGACCGCATCGGCTGGGTGCAGGGCGAAGACAAAAACTGGCATCTTACTCTGTTTATCGAAAACGGCCGCCTGCTCGATTACCCCGGCAGGCCGCTGAAAACAGGTATGCGCGAAATTGCTAAAGTCCATAAAGGCGACTTCCGCCTCACCGCCAACCAAAACCTGATTGTGGCCAATATCGCGCCGCGCGATAAAGCCAAAATCGAAACCATCGCCCGCGAACACGGCTTGATCAGCGATGCCGTTACCCCGCAGCGCGAACACAGTATGGCGTGCGTGTCGCTGCCGACCTGCCCGTTGGCAATGGCCGAAGCCGAACGCTTCCTACCGCAATTTACTGACAAGCTGGATGCGCTGTTTGCCAAACACGGCTTGCAGCAAGAGCATATCGTGCTGCGCATTACCGGCTGCCCCAACGGTTGCGGCCGCGCCATGCTGGCCGAAATCGGTTTGGTGGGCAAAGCGGTAGGCCGCTACAACCTTTACACCGGCGGCAACCGCGAGGGCACGCGCATTCCGCGCCTGTTTAAAGAAAACATCACCGAAGCGGAGATTTTGGACATCATCGACGGTTGGCTGGGCGAATGGGTGAAAGGCCGTCTGAACAACGAAGGCTTCGGCGACTTTGCCGTGCGCACCGGCATCGTGAAACCTGTGCTGGATGCGCCGCGCGATTTTTGGGCGGCGTGA
- the holA gene encoding DNA polymerase III subunit delta, with protein sequence MPVISIEQLSPDLPLKPLYVIHGEEDLLRVEALDTLRAAAKQQGYLNREVYTADNSFDWNELLQSAGSMGLFADLKLLEIHIPNGKPGKNGGDALQSLAENLPEDTVIIVMLPKLERAQTQAKWFGALAAHGVVLEAKAVSGAALPQWIRGRLNALKLNIEPDALALFAERVEGNLLAAKQEIDKLALLHPAGHLVNMADAEAAVANVARFDVFQLAGAWMSGDSIRVARLLEGLEADGEEPVLLLWAVAEDIRTLIRLTAALKQGQSVQAVRNSLRLWGDKQTLAPAAVKRISINRLLAALQECARIDRIIKGAEDGNAWAEFKHLVTGLAG encoded by the coding sequence ATGCCGGTGATCAGTATCGAACAGCTGTCGCCCGATTTGCCGTTGAAACCGCTGTATGTGATTCACGGCGAAGAAGATTTACTGCGCGTTGAGGCTTTGGACACTTTACGCGCCGCCGCCAAGCAACAAGGCTATCTCAACCGCGAAGTTTATACCGCCGATAACTCGTTCGATTGGAACGAATTATTGCAGTCTGCAGGCAGCATGGGCTTGTTTGCCGACCTGAAGCTGCTGGAAATCCATATCCCCAACGGCAAACCCGGCAAAAACGGCGGCGATGCGCTGCAGTCGCTGGCGGAAAATCTGCCGGAAGACACCGTGATCATTGTAATGCTCCCCAAACTCGAACGCGCCCAAACGCAGGCCAAATGGTTCGGTGCGTTGGCGGCTCACGGCGTGGTGCTCGAAGCCAAAGCCGTTAGCGGCGCAGCCCTGCCGCAATGGATAAGAGGCCGTCTGAACGCTTTAAAGCTCAATATCGAACCCGATGCGCTGGCTTTGTTTGCCGAGCGCGTAGAAGGCAATCTCTTGGCCGCCAAGCAGGAAATCGACAAGCTCGCCCTGCTGCACCCTGCCGGCCATCTCGTGAATATGGCGGATGCCGAAGCCGCCGTTGCCAATGTTGCCCGTTTCGATGTGTTCCAGCTTGCCGGCGCGTGGATGAGCGGCGACAGTATCCGTGTCGCCCGCCTGCTCGAAGGCTTGGAAGCCGACGGAGAAGAACCGGTGTTGCTGCTGTGGGCGGTGGCCGAAGACATCCGCACCCTTATCCGCCTGACCGCCGCGCTGAAACAAGGCCAAAGCGTACAGGCCGTGCGCAACAGCCTGCGTTTGTGGGGCGACAAACAAACGCTGGCACCGGCGGCGGTCAAACGCATCAGCATTAACCGCCTGCTTGCCGCCTTGCAGGAATGCGCCCGCATCGACCGCATCATCAAGGGCGCAGAAGACGGCAATGCTTGGGCCGAATTCAAACATCTGGTTACGGGCTTGGCGGGATAA
- a CDS encoding opacity family porin: MKRKIFLTVFFLTLSVPAFSESGIYLQPETALSLIKIKSSKQLQYSENSFSPRLTAGYDFGNNFRIGLDYTYYRPFGFSDSGTFNHKIKITKKAKTNIKLKYQDEGEVRFKSMGISATYDFPVNKKIQPYLGVRLGFNRINVNIKKTLPQINKTLKFNKKKNSFGAGASAGIGVKLNEKITLDVGYRYNYWGKFQHVKIHRNEFSTGLRIKF; encoded by the coding sequence ATGAAAAGGAAAATTTTCTTAACGGTATTTTTTCTCACTTTATCGGTACCTGCCTTCTCTGAATCAGGTATTTATCTACAACCAGAAACGGCTCTGAGCCTAATCAAAATTAAAAGCAGCAAACAACTGCAATATTCCGAAAACAGTTTCAGCCCCCGTCTAACTGCCGGATATGATTTCGGTAACAATTTCCGTATAGGTCTTGACTATACTTATTACCGGCCGTTCGGTTTTTCCGATAGCGGAACATTCAATCACAAAATTAAAATCACTAAAAAAGCCAAAACCAATATCAAGCTAAAGTATCAAGACGAAGGTGAAGTCCGGTTCAAAAGCATGGGGATTTCCGCCACCTATGATTTTCCAGTCAATAAAAAGATCCAACCTTATTTAGGTGTACGTTTAGGATTTAACCGTATCAATGTCAATATTAAGAAAACCCTGCCTCAAATTAATAAGACATTGAAGTTCAATAAAAAGAAAAATAGTTTCGGTGCAGGAGCATCTGCTGGTATAGGAGTTAAATTAAACGAGAAGATTACATTAGACGTAGGATACCGCTATAACTATTGGGGCAAGTTTCAGCATGTAAAAATACACAGAAACGAATTTTCTACCGGCTTGCGTATCAAATTTTGA
- a CDS encoding endonuclease/exonuclease/phosphatase family protein gives MTYYAGLKKITDLSIRHRTIQGLQRLRTALAAQIPTRTVSDTLLLATWNIREFDSGKYGYRSEEAYYYIAEILNHFDLISIQEVRDGLYPLQHLQRLLGDNWQFLVTDVTLGTSGNSERMAYLYDRRKVSFTGLAAELVLPKDKNAETEPLQLARSPYVAGFKAGWAYLTLATVHIYYGKGVAVDPRRFDEIKSFSRTIAKHAAKLSGAPQYAPGAEVKPDNLIMLGDFNIFNRNDVTMQAITEAGFVVPEELKHIPGSNVAKDRHYDQIAYYKQLARLKPTGNAGVFDFFEHVYRLEDESAYARERETKPGRSFKDWRTYRMSDHLPMWIELGIDDTDTYLNSLK, from the coding sequence ATGACCTACTATGCCGGACTGAAAAAAATTACCGATCTATCCATACGCCACCGCACCATTCAAGGGTTGCAGCGCTTGCGTACCGCATTGGCCGCGCAGATTCCCACACGCACCGTTTCCGATACTCTGCTTTTGGCAACTTGGAACATCCGCGAGTTTGATTCGGGCAAATACGGTTACCGCAGCGAAGAGGCTTATTATTACATTGCCGAAATTCTCAATCATTTCGACCTGATTTCCATACAGGAAGTGCGTGACGGCCTTTATCCCCTGCAACATTTGCAACGGCTGCTGGGCGACAATTGGCAGTTTCTCGTTACCGATGTTACCTTGGGTACATCCGGCAACTCCGAGCGCATGGCGTATCTTTACGACCGTCGCAAAGTCAGCTTCACAGGCTTGGCGGCCGAACTCGTGCTGCCTAAAGACAAAAACGCAGAAACCGAACCCCTGCAACTTGCCCGTTCGCCTTATGTGGCGGGCTTCAAAGCCGGCTGGGCCTACCTGACACTCGCCACCGTGCATATTTACTACGGTAAAGGCGTAGCAGTTGATCCGCGCCGTTTCGACGAAATCAAATCGTTCAGCCGAACCATTGCCAAACATGCCGCCAAACTTTCCGGTGCGCCCCAATATGCACCCGGAGCCGAAGTTAAACCCGACAACCTCATCATGCTCGGCGACTTTAATATTTTCAACCGTAACGACGTTACCATGCAGGCCATTACCGAAGCAGGTTTTGTGGTGCCGGAAGAGCTTAAGCACATTCCCGGCTCCAATGTTGCCAAAGACCGCCATTACGACCAAATTGCCTACTACAAACAACTGGCCAGACTCAAACCCACCGGCAACGCAGGCGTATTCGACTTCTTCGAGCACGTTTACCGCCTGGAAGACGAATCGGCCTATGCCCGGGAAAGAGAAACCAAGCCCGGCCGCAGTTTCAAAGACTGGCGCACCTACCGCATGAGCGACCACCTTCCGATGTGGATTGAATTAGGCATCGACGATACCGACACCTACTTAAACAGCTTGAAATAG
- the lptE gene encoding LPS assembly lipoprotein LptE: protein MKKILLPAAALLLAACGFHLKGTGSISGTLPYTSWHVAGAEIMKQPLENALRRADGKPLSATQAQAAVTVTHIETRRDIYTITRAADINEYLLALRVEAQASVNGRPQGDPIVVLIERKMDYADSEVLGKQEEEATIWAEMRADAADQIVRRLTFLKAD, encoded by the coding sequence ATGAAAAAAATACTTCTACCCGCCGCCGCATTGCTGCTCGCCGCTTGCGGCTTTCATTTAAAAGGAACGGGCAGCATCTCCGGCACTCTGCCTTATACCTCTTGGCACGTTGCCGGTGCGGAAATCATGAAACAGCCGCTGGAAAACGCACTCAGACGCGCCGACGGCAAGCCCCTTTCCGCCACGCAGGCCCAAGCGGCGGTTACCGTAACCCATATTGAAACCCGCCGCGACATCTACACCATCACCCGAGCGGCCGACATCAACGAATATCTGCTGGCTTTGCGGGTAGAAGCCCAAGCCAGCGTTAACGGCCGGCCTCAAGGCGACCCGATCGTGGTGCTCATCGAACGCAAAATGGATTATGCCGACAGCGAAGTGCTGGGCAAACAGGAAGAAGAAGCCACCATTTGGGCAGAAATGCGTGCCGATGCCGCCGACCAAATCGTGCGCCGCCTAACCTTTTTGAAGGCTGACTGA
- the cysG gene encoding siroheme synthase CysG, whose protein sequence is MSHYPIFADLNRRPVLLVGAGHVAERKAESLMQAGAQVQVVAETLSVQFETWCEQKRIVWLGKSFQTAFIDGVFLVVAATDDAELNRRVFEAAEARGTLCNTVDTLDLCSFIVPAVIDRSPIKIAVSSGGTAPVLARYWRQAIETLVPLHTGTMAEIAGEWRSRVKKAVRTMPERRRFWENLFASRFSTFVAQGNRAAAEAELSARLSNLDTPRGEVVLVGAGPGDAGLLTIHALQAIQAADVVLYDALVSDEILAMVRKDADKISVGKRAGAHHVQQEATNRLLVRYAQEGKRVVRLKGGDPFVFGRGGEEAQVLAAAGIPYRIVPGITAALGATAYAGIPLTHRDCAQSALFITGHSRHDGSEPDWRTLALNHQTLVVYMGTLKAADITAKLIEYGRSADTPVAIVSNGTLAHQSVQTGRLKDLPHMAEQAPRPALMVIGEVVALRQELKWFADNEQFCQTVQIRAA, encoded by the coding sequence ATGAGCCATTATCCGATTTTTGCCGATTTAAACCGCCGCCCCGTTTTGCTGGTGGGCGCAGGGCATGTTGCCGAACGCAAGGCCGAGAGTTTGATGCAGGCCGGTGCGCAAGTGCAGGTGGTGGCAGAAACCCTTAGCGTGCAGTTTGAAACATGGTGTGAACAGAAACGCATTGTGTGGCTGGGTAAATCGTTTCAGACGGCCTTTATAGACGGCGTGTTTCTGGTTGTGGCGGCAACAGACGATGCCGAACTCAACCGTCGTGTATTTGAGGCCGCCGAAGCGCGCGGCACGCTGTGCAATACTGTGGATACGTTGGATTTGTGTTCGTTTATCGTGCCGGCCGTGATTGACCGCAGCCCGATCAAGATCGCCGTATCCAGCGGCGGCACCGCACCTGTGCTGGCGCGTTATTGGCGGCAGGCGATTGAAACGCTGGTGCCGCTGCACACCGGCACAATGGCCGAGATTGCGGGCGAATGGCGGAGCAGGGTGAAAAAAGCCGTCCGTACGATGCCCGAGAGGCGGCGTTTTTGGGAAAACCTGTTTGCAAGCCGATTCAGTACCTTTGTGGCACAGGGCAACCGTGCCGCAGCAGAAGCCGAATTGTCGGCACGGCTCAGCAATTTAGACACGCCGCGCGGAGAGGTGGTGCTGGTCGGTGCAGGCCCGGGCGATGCGGGTTTGCTGACGATACATGCGTTGCAAGCGATTCAGGCTGCCGATGTGGTGTTGTACGACGCGCTGGTGTCGGACGAAATTTTGGCGATGGTGCGCAAAGATGCCGATAAAATCAGCGTCGGCAAACGTGCGGGCGCGCATCATGTTCAGCAGGAAGCTACCAACCGCCTGCTGGTTCGATATGCGCAGGAAGGCAAGCGCGTGGTGCGGCTCAAAGGCGGTGATCCGTTTGTGTTCGGGCGCGGCGGCGAAGAAGCGCAAGTGTTGGCGGCGGCGGGCATTCCTTACCGCATCGTGCCGGGCATTACCGCTGCTCTGGGTGCCACGGCCTACGCGGGCATTCCGCTGACCCACCGCGATTGCGCCCAAAGCGCGCTGTTCATCACCGGACACAGCCGCCACGACGGCAGCGAACCGGATTGGCGTACACTGGCGTTAAACCATCAAACGCTGGTGGTGTATATGGGCACGCTCAAGGCCGCCGACATTACGGCCAAACTGATTGAATACGGCCGCAGCGCAGACACGCCGGTGGCCATCGTATCCAACGGCACGCTTGCACATCAGAGTGTGCAGACAGGCCGTCTGAAAGACTTGCCGCACATGGCCGAGCAGGCTCCCCGGCCGGCATTAATGGTTATCGGCGAAGTGGTGGCTTTGCGCCAAGAGCTGAAATGGTTTGCCGACAACGAACAGTTTTGCCAAACTGTGCAAATCCGTGCGGCTTGA